In Populus nigra chromosome 1, ddPopNigr1.1, whole genome shotgun sequence, one genomic interval encodes:
- the LOC133670401 gene encoding probable cytokinin riboside 5'-monophosphate phosphoribohydrolase LOGL10, which translates to MASSSVPKIKNICVFCGSSPGKEKEFSELANHLGRVLAERKIHLVYGGGSLGLMGSVSIAVFLGGSQVLGVIPKTLAEGDIIGKTVGEELQASTMSERLSVMFNHADAFIALPGGLGTLKEIFHISSWAQLNIHQKPIGLLNVNGFYNTLLSFLDHAVEQQFLTFSARQILISAATAEQLIDELQSFIPVVDSSMSRLNWSITERRKKLRLDLSLSL; encoded by the coding sequence ATGGCCAGTTCCTCtgttcctaaaataaaaaatatttgtgttttttgtggatccagtcctgggaaagaaaaagagttttcagaattagcaaatcatcttggtcgggtactagctgagagaaagattcatttagtgtatgggggaggcagtcttgggttaatggggagtgtttcaatagctgtatttttaggaggcagtcaagttttgggggtcatcCCCAAAACTTTAGCcgaaggggacatcattggaaaaacagtcggagaggaactacaggccTCCACAATGTCTGAACGACTATCtgtaatgtttaaccatgctgacgcCTTTATTGCTTTACCAGGTGGTTTGGGAACTTTAAaagagatatttcatatttcatctTGGGCTCAGCTGAACATTCACcagaaacctataggtttgctaaatgttaatggtttttataatactttactgtcttttcttgatcatgctgtggaacaacaatttctaacattttcagCGCGACAAATCCttatctctgctgctactgctgaacaattgattgatgaacttcaatctttcatccctgtagtTGATTCCTCTATGAGTCGACTTAATTGGTCAATCACGGAacgccgtaaaaagcttagattggatttgagccttagtCTGTGA
- the LOC133680967 gene encoding tetrahydroberberine oxidase-like: MTCLKASMLPFLLCLLISFSWVISARPREDFLKCLSLHFEDPAVMSNVVHTPYNSSYSSILQFSIRNLRFNSSELKPLVIVTPTNASHIQAAILCSQRHNLQIRIRSGGHDFEGLSYMAALPFVIIDLISLRAVNVDATNRTAWVQAGATLGELYYSISEKSRTLAFPAGSCPTIGVGGHFSGGGHGTMVRKFGLASDNVIDAHLIDSKGRILDRASMGEDLFWAIRGGGGQSFGVVVAWKISLVEVPSTVTMFSVSRTLEQNATKLLHRWQYVANTLPEDLFIDVLVTRVNSSQEGNTTIQATFFSLFLGEVDQLLPVMQESFPELGLVKDDCFEMSWIESVFYTGGFTRNASLDVLLNRTPQSIPRFKEKSDYVKEPMPEIAFEGIWERFFEEDIEAPALILIPYGGKMDEISESSTPFPHRAGNLYVLVSSVSWREESKEASRRHMAWIRRLSSYLTTYVSKNPREAYVNYRDLDLGKNNLTGTTSYKQASIWGRKYFKNNFDRLVRVKTEVDPTNFFRNEQSIPSLSSW, from the coding sequence atgaCTTGTCTCAAAGCTTCAATGCTGCCATTTCTACTCTGTCTTCTCATTTCATTTTCATGGGTCATATCAGCTCGCCCTCGTGAGGATTTTCTAAAATGCCTTTCCCTTCATTTTGAAGACCCCGCTGTCATGTCCAATGTAGTTCACACCCCATACAACTCCTCGTATAGCTCTATCTTGCAGTTCTCAATACGGAACCTCAGGTTCAATTCTTCTGAACTAAAACCTCTTGTCATCGTTACACCAACGAATGCATCACACATCCAGGCTGCCATCCTTTGCTCCCAAAGACATAACTTACAAATTAGAATACGGAGTGGCGGGCATGATTTTGAAGGTCTATCTTACATGGCAGCTCTCCCGTTTGTCATAATTGATCTTATCAGTCTACGAGCTGTCAATGTTGATGCAACGAATAGAACTGCTTGGGTTCAGGCTGGTGCAACACTAGGGGAACTTTATTATAGTATTTCTGAGAAAAGTAGAACTCTTGCCTTCCCAGCAGGTAGTTGCCCTACTATAGGTGTTGGAGGACACTTTAGTGGTGGAGGACATGGCACCATGGTGCGCAAATTCGGCCTCGCTTCAGATAATGTGATTGATGCTCATTTAATTGATTCTAAAGGCAGGATCCTTGATAGAGCATCAATGGGAGAAGACTTATTTTGGGCCATACGAGGCGGAGGAGGGCAAAGCTTTGGAGTGGTTGTTGCATGGAAAATAAGTTTGGTTGAAGTTCCGTCCACAGTGACTATGTTTTCTGTTTCAAGAACCTTGGAACAAAATGCAACAAAGCTTCTCCATCGGTGGCAATATGTTGCTAATACGCTTCCTGAAGATCTCTTCATCGATGTGCTAGTAACCAGAGTTAATTCAAGTCAAGAAGGAAACACAACAATACAAGCTACATTCTTCTCCTTGTTTCTTGGTGAGGTTGACCAGCTTCTTCCTGTGATGCAAGAGAGCTTCCCTGAGCTTGGTTTGGTAAAAGATGATTGTTTTGAAATGAGTTGGATTGAGTCGGTCTTCTACACTGGTGGATTTACAAGAAATGCATCCTTGGATGTGTTGCTAAATAGGACTCCTCAATCCATACCAAGATTCAAAGAAAAATCTGATTACGTTAAGGAACCTATGCCTGAAATTGCGTTTGAGGGGATATGGGAAAGGTTCTTTGAAGAAGACATCGAGGCGCCTGCACTTATCCTAATCCCATATGGGGGGAAAATGGATGAGATTTCGGAGTCTAGCACTCCATTTCCACATAGAGCTGGTAATCTGTACGTATTAGTCTCCAGTGTGTCTTGGAGAGAAGAAAGCAAGGAGGCATCCCGAAGGCATATGGCTTGGATTAGAAGGCTTTCCAGTTACTTGACTACATATGTTTCTAAAAATCCTCGAGAAGCTTATGTGAATTACAGAGATCTTGACCTCGGAAAAAATAACCTGACAGGCACCACAAGTTATAAACAAGCAAGCATTTGGGGTCGAAAGTATTTCAAGAACAACTTCGACAGGTTGGTACGCGTCAAGACTGAAGTCGATCCTACCAATTTCTTTAGAAACGAGCAGAGTATCCCATCTCTCTCATCTTGGTGA